The Acidobacteriota bacterium genome includes a region encoding these proteins:
- a CDS encoding sigma-70 family RNA polymerase sigma factor, with product MLQAGARSAVSTPGRSGRPVSRRRNLATKRSAGDPDLVRSSRRGDLEAFSELVRRYQRPLTAVALRSTGDLADADDLVQETFLRAFDRLDRLEDPDRFGPWLFRILRNLLADRGRRAGREVSGEEAAAEMPDTAPGAEAELLAREAARAVREAIDAIPPGRQREVFEMRYLEGLPVQEIARRLGVHTGTIKVHLHRTVRRLRKVVGARLAGATGAWAAGPGEAP from the coding sequence ATTCTACAGGCCGGGGCGCGGAGCGCCGTGTCAACCCCGGGGCGATCCGGCCGTCCTGTCTCACGGAGGCGGAACTTGGCGACGAAGCGCTCCGCGGGCGATCCCGACCTCGTGCGAAGCTCGCGCCGCGGCGATCTCGAGGCGTTCTCGGAGCTGGTTCGCCGCTACCAGCGCCCGCTCACCGCGGTGGCGCTGCGCTCGACGGGGGATCTCGCCGATGCCGACGACCTGGTCCAGGAGACGTTCCTCCGCGCGTTCGACCGGCTCGACCGCCTGGAGGATCCGGATCGGTTCGGACCGTGGCTGTTCCGGATCCTCCGGAACCTCCTGGCCGACCGGGGTCGCCGCGCGGGGCGCGAGGTTTCCGGCGAGGAAGCAGCCGCCGAGATGCCGGACACGGCGCCCGGCGCCGAGGCCGAGCTGCTGGCGCGGGAGGCCGCACGAGCGGTCCGCGAGGCGATCGACGCGATCCCGCCGGGCAGGCAGCGGGAGGTGTTCGAGATGAGATACCTCGAGGGGCTCCCGGTCCAGGAAATCGCCCGCCGCCTGGGGGTGCACACCGGGACGATCAAGGTCCACCTCCACCGGACCGTCCGGAGACTCCGGAAGGTGGTGGGCGCGAGGCTCGCCGGCGCCACGGGCGCCTGGGCCGCCGGGCCCGGGGAGGCGCCGTGA
- a CDS encoding tetratricopeptide repeat protein — MNRRSATRPTEPAARPAAGTLLAVFLVALVPYVRVPSIPLLSDCHIAIENNPYVRERPLGEIFGVDFWGSPLDARYATGSYRPLVTLSWALQVRAFGYSPRVLHLTDMALHGVGAVLVALIAGALLRHPRAALAAGILFGVHPVLSEAVVSGVGRADLMASVALLAALLVRLRVRRRAVADAASAALVGAALLCKEYAVSFPFLLAAADLIAARAAGTRPDWRRLVPGWGAMLALLGGYLGLRYALIGAVGGVPMLGPANHPLYGQPLSVRWATALWMFVHAFRLVLVPIALSAFHQGYGALAIARSFLEPRALAGAALLAGLAAGAGWALHRRRQPVPAIAFALFFFPLAPSLNTVSLAGVLLAERFLYLPTAGLALLAGLALRWWFDRKRERPAIVWAAVGVAAVLLAAGTDRRVGDWRSEESLARAALAWYPEADVPWYLLGQALGRQGRDAEAAQAFERSLAINDRNPMVWKNYAVALGRLGRLEEAARAYRRSLQLSPPDLEPLWRGLGRVELKAGHFERALSALRRAHELRPDDATATVAFAQALLRVAQKRLGEGRAEEAVALAREAAGLSPLPPDGRFLAALVLHRAGAADEAREQFDIALREDPELLRRRHEQAMKLERESRYDEAAELFREILAARPDHVPSLFNLGRALLLAGRPDEAVEPLERGLALRDDPAARALLARARAASGRPR, encoded by the coding sequence ATGAACCGCCGCTCCGCGACCCGACCGACGGAACCCGCCGCGCGCCCGGCGGCGGGAACGCTCCTCGCCGTCTTCCTCGTCGCTCTCGTCCCCTACGTGCGCGTCCCGTCCATACCTCTTCTGAGCGACTGCCACATCGCCATCGAGAACAACCCCTACGTTCGGGAGCGGCCCCTCGGCGAGATCTTCGGCGTCGACTTCTGGGGTTCCCCCCTCGATGCGCGCTACGCCACCGGTTCCTACCGGCCGCTGGTGACGCTCTCCTGGGCCCTCCAGGTGCGCGCCTTCGGCTACAGCCCGAGGGTGCTGCACCTGACCGACATGGCGCTCCACGGCGTGGGGGCGGTGCTGGTGGCGCTGATCGCGGGAGCCCTGCTCCGGCACCCGAGGGCGGCTCTCGCGGCGGGGATCCTGTTCGGCGTCCACCCCGTGCTGAGCGAGGCGGTGGTGTCGGGAGTCGGTCGCGCCGACCTGATGGCCTCGGTGGCCCTTCTCGCGGCACTCCTCGTGCGCCTTCGCGTCCGGCGGCGTGCGGTCGCCGACGCCGCCTCGGCGGCCCTCGTCGGGGCGGCACTGCTGTGCAAGGAGTACGCCGTCTCCTTCCCCTTTCTCCTGGCGGCCGCGGATCTGATCGCCGCTCGGGCGGCGGGGACTCGTCCCGACTGGCGCCGCCTCGTCCCGGGCTGGGGCGCGATGCTGGCCTTGCTCGGGGGCTACCTCGGGCTCCGCTACGCGCTGATCGGGGCGGTCGGCGGCGTGCCGATGCTGGGCCCGGCGAACCACCCGCTGTACGGGCAGCCGCTCTCCGTGCGGTGGGCCACCGCGCTCTGGATGTTCGTCCACGCGTTCCGGCTGGTGCTCGTGCCGATCGCGTTGAGCGCCTTCCATCAGGGCTACGGCGCGCTCGCCATCGCGCGGAGCTTTCTGGAGCCGCGCGCGCTCGCCGGCGCGGCCCTGCTCGCCGGTCTCGCCGCCGGCGCGGGATGGGCGCTCCACCGCCGGAGGCAGCCCGTACCCGCCATCGCCTTCGCACTCTTCTTCTTTCCCCTCGCCCCCTCCCTCAACACCGTGAGCCTGGCCGGTGTGCTGCTCGCCGAGCGCTTTCTCTACCTGCCGACCGCCGGGCTGGCTCTGCTCGCGGGGCTGGCGCTCCGGTGGTGGTTCGACCGGAAAAGGGAGCGGCCGGCGATCGTGTGGGCGGCGGTCGGCGTCGCGGCCGTCCTTCTCGCCGCCGGGACCGACCGGAGGGTCGGCGACTGGCGATCGGAGGAGAGCCTGGCGCGCGCCGCGCTCGCCTGGTACCCCGAGGCCGACGTGCCGTGGTACCTGCTGGGCCAAGCGCTGGGAAGACAGGGGAGGGATGCCGAGGCGGCCCAGGCGTTCGAGAGATCGCTGGCGATCAACGACCGCAACCCGATGGTCTGGAAGAACTACGCGGTGGCCCTCGGGCGCCTCGGACGGCTCGAGGAGGCGGCGCGGGCCTACCGCCGGTCCCTCCAGCTCTCTCCTCCCGACCTGGAGCCGCTGTGGAGGGGACTCGGGCGGGTCGAGCTCAAGGCCGGCCACTTCGAGCGGGCGCTTTCGGCGCTCCGCCGCGCCCACGAACTGCGCCCGGACGACGCAACGGCCACCGTCGCCTTCGCCCAGGCGCTGTTGCGCGTCGCGCAGAAGCGGCTCGGGGAAGGGCGTGCGGAGGAGGCCGTGGCTCTCGCCCGGGAGGCGGCCGGCCTGTCCCCGCTACCGCCGGATGGACGGTTCCTGGCCGCGCTCGTGTTGCACCGCGCCGGGGCCGCTGACGAAGCCCGCGAGCAGTTCGACATCGCCCTCCGCGAGGATCCGGAACTCCTCCGGCGCCGCCACGAACAGGCGATGAAGCTGGAGCGTGAGAGCCGGTACGACGAGGCCGCGGAGCTCTTCCGGGAGATCCTCGCCGCGCGGCCCGACCACGTCCCCAGCCTGTTCAACCTCGGACGCGCGCTGCTGCTGGCGGGCCGGCCGGACGAAGCGGTGGAGCCGCTCGAGCGGGGACTCGCCCTGCGGGACGACCCGGCCGCGCGCGCCCTTCTCGCCCGGGCACGCGCGGCCTCAGGACGCCCCCGGTAG
- a CDS encoding ABC transporter substrate-binding protein, whose product MSCGTRRSDRLLLTALAALWLAGCAAGGVPQAPARPERICSVSLAGDELLALLVPVERVVCVSALADDPETSNVAGFYPPAIPRLSANIEPVIASRPDLVVAAPWNEGGFLRLLARSGIPSLVLDEVRDFDGLRALVVRLGERLGEPERARAVVADLDRRLEALRSRRPEPGARPRVLSLSHSVVAGAGTTVDALIRAAGGRNAAAEAGVTGHRKLSVERILAIDPDVLLLGFDPGGSPDAALASTPALASMRAVREGRVVVLPPRLLTTVSPHLIEGAERLAAALGSGRVARHGGIER is encoded by the coding sequence ATGTCCTGTGGGACACGGAGGTCTGACCGCCTCCTCCTGACGGCGCTCGCCGCGCTGTGGCTGGCCGGCTGCGCGGCCGGGGGAGTGCCGCAGGCGCCGGCGCGACCCGAGCGGATCTGCTCGGTCAGCCTCGCGGGCGACGAGCTGCTGGCGCTCCTGGTGCCGGTGGAACGGGTCGTTTGCGTATCGGCGCTGGCGGACGACCCCGAGACGAGCAACGTGGCCGGGTTCTATCCGCCAGCGATCCCGCGGCTGTCCGCCAACATCGAGCCCGTGATCGCCTCGCGACCGGATCTCGTGGTCGCCGCCCCCTGGAACGAGGGCGGGTTCCTTCGCCTGCTCGCCCGTTCCGGCATCCCGTCGCTGGTGCTCGACGAGGTCCGCGACTTCGACGGGCTGCGGGCGCTCGTCGTTCGCCTCGGGGAGCGCCTCGGGGAGCCCGAGCGGGCCCGCGCCGTGGTCGCCGATCTCGACCGTCGCCTGGAGGCGCTCAGGAGCCGGCGGCCGGAGCCCGGCGCGCGGCCCCGGGTGCTCTCCCTCTCGCACTCCGTCGTCGCCGGAGCGGGAACGACGGTCGACGCCCTGATCCGCGCCGCGGGCGGGAGGAATGCGGCTGCGGAGGCGGGCGTGACGGGGCACCGCAAGCTCTCCGTGGAGAGGATCCTGGCGATCGATCCCGACGTGCTGCTGCTCGGGTTCGATCCGGGGGGATCGCCGGACGCCGCGCTCGCCTCCACGCCGGCGCTCGCGTCGATGCGCGCGGTCAGGGAGGGACGCGTCGTGGTCTTGCCCCCGCGCCTGCTCACCACGGTGAGCCCGCACTTGATCGAAGGTGCCGAGCGTCTGGCCGCGGCCCTCGGTTCCGGACGCGTGGCGCGCCATGGCGGGATCGAACGGTGA
- a CDS encoding dihydrolipoamide succinyltransferase has protein sequence MTVGESRRIDIVVPADEAEGARSVVARWLKRPGESVRLHEPLVEIATDKVTLEVPAPAGGVLCEVLVDEGEEVAPGAILGRIDAAAREPAPPPAPAVAPPTAEGAPRLSPAVRRLVSQHGLDPKAIRGTGRGGRITHRDVLEHLERASAPADEARTPAPAPTGRKRPHSPMRLAIARHMVESVRAAPHVTAVFEADMSAVLAHRKAHVEEFARQGARLTLTAYFVAAAARAVAEVPAVNSTWHDDHLEVFEDVNVGVATALGDEGLVVPVLHRCQQLDLLGIARRLTDLAARARAGRLRPEELQGGTISISNHGTTGSLIATPIIHRPQSALIGVGKLQKRVVVVDTPEGDAIQIRPMVYVTLTIDHRALDGFTANRFLGALVRALEEWR, from the coding sequence ATGACCGTCGGGGAAAGCAGGCGCATCGACATCGTGGTTCCGGCCGACGAGGCGGAGGGAGCGCGTTCCGTCGTCGCCCGGTGGCTCAAGCGCCCGGGAGAGTCCGTCCGCCTCCACGAGCCGCTCGTCGAGATCGCCACCGACAAGGTCACCCTGGAGGTGCCGGCGCCCGCCGGCGGCGTCCTGTGCGAGGTGCTCGTCGACGAGGGAGAGGAGGTCGCGCCGGGAGCGATCCTCGGGCGGATCGACGCCGCCGCCCGGGAACCGGCGCCGCCCCCCGCGCCGGCCGTTGCGCCGCCCACCGCGGAAGGCGCGCCGCGTCTCAGCCCCGCCGTGCGGCGACTGGTCTCGCAGCACGGCCTCGACCCGAAGGCGATCCGCGGTACGGGCCGCGGCGGCCGGATCACCCACCGGGACGTGCTCGAACATCTCGAGCGGGCATCGGCTCCCGCCGACGAAGCCCGGACGCCGGCGCCCGCCCCCACCGGCCGCAAGCGGCCGCATTCGCCGATGCGGCTGGCGATCGCGCGGCACATGGTGGAGTCGGTCCGGGCGGCCCCCCACGTGACGGCTGTCTTCGAGGCCGACATGTCGGCGGTCCTCGCGCATCGCAAGGCGCACGTGGAGGAGTTCGCGCGCCAGGGCGCCCGGCTCACCCTCACCGCCTATTTCGTCGCGGCCGCGGCGCGGGCGGTCGCGGAGGTCCCGGCGGTCAACAGCACCTGGCACGACGACCACCTCGAAGTGTTCGAGGACGTGAACGTCGGCGTGGCGACGGCGCTGGGAGACGAGGGCCTCGTCGTGCCCGTGCTCCACCGGTGCCAGCAGCTCGATCTCCTGGGCATCGCGAGGCGGCTGACCGACCTCGCCGCCAGGGCCCGCGCCGGCCGGCTCCGGCCGGAGGAGCTTCAGGGCGGGACGATCTCGATCTCGAACCACGGCACCACCGGAAGCCTGATCGCGACGCCGATCATCCATCGGCCCCAGTCCGCCCTGATCGGCGTCGGCAAGCTGCAAAAACGGGTCGTCGTCGTCGACACTCCCGAGGGGGACGCCATTCAAATCCGGCCGATGGTCTACGTGACCCTCACGATCGACCACCGGGCCCTCGACGGCTTCACCGCGAACCGATTTCTCGGCGCGCTCGTCCGCGCGCTGGAGGAGTGGCGTTGA
- a CDS encoding membrane dipeptidase — MFAGAFALLLAGVWACVHPRGDAGEAVRIAHAVPIVDTHIDLPYRLYRKPEDISRRTPSGDFDYVRAREGGLDAAFMSIYVPARYQESGGARRLADELIDIVEGIAAQHPDKFALAASAEDVERNFRQGRFSLLLGMENGAGIEGDIGNLTHFYERGIRYITLAHSRNNLIADSSYDEQPRWHGLSPFGEEVVREMNRLGILIDVSHLTDDAARRVLEISRAPVIASHSSCRRFTPGWQRNLSDELIRGIARSGGVVQINFGSSFLDDGIRRRQESLRKALEAWRVERGLSRDDPEFREHAAAYRKAHHPGYADVADVADHIDHVVSLVGVDHVGFGSDFDGVGDSLPRGLEDVSRYPNLIRVLLERGYGEDEIRKIAGGNILRVMRRAAEVARDLQQSQ; from the coding sequence CTGTTCGCCGGAGCATTCGCTCTTCTGCTGGCCGGGGTGTGGGCGTGCGTGCACCCGCGTGGCGACGCCGGCGAGGCGGTGCGAATCGCGCACGCGGTGCCGATCGTGGATACGCACATCGACCTCCCCTACCGCCTTTATCGGAAACCGGAGGACATCTCCCGGCGCACGCCGAGCGGCGACTTCGACTACGTGCGCGCGCGCGAGGGTGGCCTGGACGCCGCGTTCATGTCGATCTACGTGCCGGCGCGGTACCAGGAGTCCGGCGGAGCGAGGCGACTGGCCGACGAGCTGATCGACATCGTCGAGGGGATCGCCGCGCAGCACCCGGACAAGTTCGCGCTGGCGGCGAGCGCGGAGGACGTGGAGAGGAACTTCCGCCAGGGTCGATTCTCTCTCCTGCTGGGGATGGAGAACGGCGCTGGAATCGAAGGCGACATCGGGAATCTGACCCACTTCTACGAGCGAGGCATCCGATACATCACGCTCGCCCACTCGCGGAACAACCTCATCGCCGATTCCTCGTACGACGAGCAGCCGCGCTGGCACGGCCTCAGCCCGTTCGGTGAAGAGGTCGTCCGGGAAATGAACCGCCTCGGGATCCTGATCGACGTCTCTCACCTCACCGACGACGCGGCGCGGCGCGTCCTCGAGATCAGCCGCGCTCCCGTGATCGCCTCGCACTCCTCCTGCCGCCGGTTCACTCCGGGCTGGCAGCGGAACCTCAGCGACGAGCTGATCCGCGGGATCGCGAGATCCGGAGGGGTCGTCCAGATCAACTTCGGGTCGTCCTTCCTCGACGATGGGATCCGGAGGCGGCAGGAGTCGCTCCGGAAGGCCCTGGAGGCGTGGCGGGTCGAGCGCGGACTGTCCCGGGACGATCCCGAATTCCGCGAGCACGCCGCAGCCTACCGGAAGGCCCACCACCCCGGCTACGCCGACGTCGCCGACGTCGCCGACCACATCGACCACGTGGTGTCGCTCGTCGGCGTCGATCACGTCGGGTTCGGCTCCGACTTCGACGGCGTCGGTGATTCCCTGCCCCGCGGTCTCGAGGACGTCTCCCGGTATCCGAACCTGATCCGGGTCCTGCTCGAACGCGGGTACGGCGAGGACGAGATCCGCAAGATCGCCGGGGGGAACATCCTGAGGGTGATGCGCCGCGCGGCAGAGGTGGCGCGAGACCTGCAGCAATCTCAGTGA
- a CDS encoding periplasmic heavy metal sensor, producing MRSSTNTRNGHSGLLRPLVAAAVGLAAIAAAFGAAPARGRELGQRWWKNPEAVERLGLTPEQVEQIDRVAYEAADRMIELRAAREKARMALMRLLEKEELDDAAIADAIEKVEKAECELASVQLRARVDIARLLTPEQRSMVRRRFERARRQADRDRPASRHDR from the coding sequence ATGAGATCCAGCACGAACACCAGGAACGGACACAGCGGCCTCCTGCGGCCGCTGGTCGCCGCGGCGGTGGGACTCGCCGCGATCGCGGCGGCCTTCGGCGCTGCGCCCGCGAGGGGACGCGAGCTCGGCCAGCGCTGGTGGAAGAACCCGGAGGCCGTCGAGCGCCTGGGGCTCACGCCCGAGCAGGTGGAGCAGATCGACCGCGTCGCCTACGAGGCGGCCGATCGCATGATCGAGCTGCGGGCCGCGCGGGAAAAGGCGCGGATGGCGCTGATGCGCCTGCTGGAGAAGGAAGAGCTCGACGACGCGGCGATCGCCGATGCGATCGAGAAGGTCGAGAAGGCGGAGTGCGAACTCGCCAGCGTCCAGCTCCGCGCCCGCGTGGATATCGCGCGCCTGCTCACCCCCGAGCAGCGGTCGATGGTGCGGCGGCGCTTCGAGCGCGCGCGGCGCCAGGCCGACCGGGACCGCCCGGCTTCCCGGCACGATCGCTGA
- a CDS encoding cob(I)yrinic acid a,c-diamide adenosyltransferase, with translation MPRLTRIYTRTGDDGSTALGTGERVPKDDPQVEAYGTIDELNAAIGLALAQRPAEAVATELRRIQSELLNLGAVLSTLGGKGGAGPAIADAHVDALEAACDRLNAELGPLRNFILPGGTPAAAALHVARTVCRRAERAIVSLSRQVAVPDVALRYVNRLSDLLFIMARYENRERGVADVLWDTEV, from the coding sequence ATGCCGCGCCTGACCAGAATCTATACCCGTACCGGGGACGACGGTTCGACGGCCCTCGGCACCGGGGAGAGGGTTCCCAAGGACGATCCCCAGGTCGAGGCCTACGGGACGATCGACGAGCTCAATGCGGCGATCGGGCTCGCGCTCGCGCAGCGTCCCGCGGAGGCGGTCGCGACCGAGCTGCGGCGGATCCAGAGCGAGCTGCTGAACCTCGGGGCGGTGTTGTCGACGCTCGGCGGGAAGGGCGGGGCCGGCCCCGCGATCGCGGACGCGCACGTGGACGCTCTCGAGGCGGCGTGCGACCGCCTCAACGCGGAGCTGGGGCCGCTGCGCAACTTCATCCTCCCGGGAGGAACGCCCGCCGCGGCGGCGCTGCACGTGGCGCGGACGGTCTGCCGGCGGGCCGAGCGCGCCATCGTCAGCCTCTCGCGGCAGGTGGCCGTCCCCGACGTGGCGCTGCGCTACGTGAACCGCCTGTCCGACCTGCTGTTCATCATGGCGCGGTACGAGAACCGGGAGCGGGGGGTCGCCGATGTCCTGTGGGACACGGAGGTCTGA
- a CDS encoding iron ABC transporter permease → MAGRRARLHAGARVDARGQGGTRRGLAPAPAHHGEPALDRRCRASGRGPRFRTRGAPWRDRTVRADRLHPAAVTAGLAALLAVAAAAGLLFGGAPGVGPAEIVAAIAGQAPPDPIARALLFEVRLPRVLLLALAGAALAASGAALQACLENPLADPGLLGLSGGAAVGAVAAHAGGLAARWPASVPAAAFGGALAAVAVVYALAHAAGRPTTGTLLLTGVAVGSLASSLVSVMLLSTGSHRVHEIFAWLLGSAEGASWDEVRLATLPVLAGLGALLALGRLVDALALGEEHAAGVGVDLLKGRAVLLAAVSLTAGSAVSVVGPIGFVGLMVPHMLRGLTGAAARALLPASAIGGAALLVAADLLARTASRRFEVPVGVVTALLGVPFFLFLLHRSRTRH, encoded by the coding sequence ATCGCCGGACGCCGCGCTCGCCTCCACGCCGGCGCTCGCGTCGATGCGCGCGGTCAGGGAGGGACGCGTCGTGGTCTTGCCCCCGCGCCTGCTCACCACGGTGAGCCCGCACTTGATCGAAGGTGCCGAGCGTCTGGCCGCGGCCCTCGGTTCCGGACGCGTGGCGCGCCATGGCGGGATCGAACGGTGAGAGCGGACCGCCTCCACCCGGCCGCTGTCACCGCGGGGCTCGCCGCGCTGCTCGCCGTCGCGGCGGCCGCCGGTCTTCTCTTCGGCGGGGCACCGGGTGTCGGGCCGGCGGAGATCGTCGCGGCGATCGCCGGGCAGGCGCCGCCGGACCCGATCGCTCGCGCGCTGCTCTTCGAGGTGCGCCTTCCGAGGGTTCTCCTCCTCGCGCTGGCCGGTGCCGCGCTGGCGGCGTCCGGCGCGGCGCTGCAGGCGTGTCTGGAGAACCCGCTCGCCGACCCCGGACTTCTCGGCCTGTCGGGAGGCGCGGCCGTGGGAGCGGTGGCCGCCCACGCCGGCGGCCTTGCGGCACGGTGGCCCGCCTCGGTGCCGGCCGCCGCGTTCGGGGGCGCGCTCGCGGCGGTCGCGGTCGTGTACGCCCTGGCGCACGCCGCCGGACGGCCCACGACCGGAACGCTGCTGCTCACCGGCGTCGCGGTCGGGAGCCTGGCCTCCTCGCTCGTGTCGGTCATGCTCCTTTCCACCGGGAGCCACCGCGTCCACGAGATCTTCGCCTGGCTGCTGGGGTCGGCGGAGGGGGCGAGCTGGGACGAGGTGCGCCTCGCCACGCTGCCCGTGCTCGCCGGCCTGGGGGCGCTGCTCGCTCTCGGGCGCCTCGTGGACGCCCTCGCCCTGGGGGAAGAGCACGCCGCGGGGGTCGGCGTCGATCTCCTCAAGGGCCGGGCGGTTCTTTTAGCGGCGGTGTCGCTGACCGCAGGATCGGCCGTCAGCGTGGTCGGCCCGATCGGCTTCGTCGGTCTGATGGTGCCGCACATGCTTCGCGGGCTGACCGGCGCGGCGGCGCGCGCCCTTCTCCCGGCCTCCGCGATCGGCGGCGCGGCGCTCCTCGTCGCGGCCGATCTGCTCGCCCGGACGGCCTCGCGGCGGTTCGAGGTGCCGGTGGGGGTGGTGACCGCCCTGCTCGGCGTGCCCTTCTTCCTCTTCCTTCTCCATCGCAGCCGGACGCGTCACTGA